The following are from one region of the Coffea eugenioides isolate CCC68of chromosome 2, Ceug_1.0, whole genome shotgun sequence genome:
- the LOC113754943 gene encoding 14 kDa proline-rich protein DC2.15-like produces the protein MGAVNGGRGGGGTGGGGGGGGGTGGGGGGGTGGGGGSAARCPRDALKLGVCANVLGLIRVSIGAPPTLPCCSLLQGLADLEAALCLCTAIRANILGINLSLPVTLSLVLNNCGRNPPNGFICP, from the coding sequence aTGGGGGCGGTGAACGGGGGGCGGGGCGGCGGTGGAACGGGGGGCGGGGGTGGCGGTGGCGGTGGAACGGGCGGCGGGGGTGGCGGTGGAACGGGCGGCGGAGGAGGATCCGCAGCAAGGTGCCCCAGAGATGCTCTAAAACTGGGTGTATGTGCAAACGTACTTGGGTTGATTAGAGTCTCCATCGGCGCTCCTCCTACGCTCCCGTGCTGCAGCTTGCTTCAAGGCCTAGCAGACCTTGAGGCAGCGCTTTGCCTTTGCACCGCCATTCGAGCAAATATACTGGGGATCAATCTAAGCCTTCCAGTTACTCTCAGTCTCGTTCTCAACAATTGTGGTAGAAACCCTCCTAACGGCTTCATCTGCCCTTAG
- the LOC113763531 gene encoding uncharacterized protein LOC113763531 isoform X2 has translation MASLPSFFFLSRSTSFSFFILFLFFPMHARKSNARSFRVITNAASLKEFLDCKVKEIELRKDSFEQEANAIGRQHSMPSGRIPDRFDPIFGSKAVKEKDEDPRWKSGRKVVESSCRMNFLEATKTECLCRFQEGQQLSKT, from the exons ATGGCATCTCTACCCTCGTTTTTCTTCTTATCTAGGAgtacttcattttcttttttcatccttttcttgtttttccccATGCATGCGCGTAAGTCTAATGCTCGCAGCTTCAGGGTCATCACCAATGCTGCTTCTCTCAAGGAATTTCTTGATTGCAAG GTGAAAGAAATCGAGCTCAGGAAGGATTCTTTTGAACAAGAAGCAAATGCAATTGGACGCCAACATAGCATGCCGTCTGGTAGGATCCCAGACCGCTTTGATCCAATATTTGGTTCAAAGGCGgtgaaggaaaaagatgagGATCCAAGATGGAAATCAG GAAGAAAGGTTGTTGAGTCTTCTTGTCGCATGAATTTCCTCGAGGCAACAAAAACAGAG TGTTTATGCAGGTTTCAAGAGGGTCAGCAGCTGAGCAAGACATGA
- the LOC113763531 gene encoding uncharacterized protein LOC113763531 isoform X1 has product MASLPSFFFLSRSTSFSFFILFLFFPMHARKSNARSFRVITNAASLKEFLDCKVKEIELRKDSFEQEANAIGRQHSMPSGRIPDRFDPIFGSKAVKEKDEDPRWKSGRKVVESSCRMNFLEATKTEVSRGSAAEQDMTLEAIGSHDIIKTDDYQRQHRDSPIHNK; this is encoded by the exons ATGGCATCTCTACCCTCGTTTTTCTTCTTATCTAGGAgtacttcattttcttttttcatccttttcttgtttttccccATGCATGCGCGTAAGTCTAATGCTCGCAGCTTCAGGGTCATCACCAATGCTGCTTCTCTCAAGGAATTTCTTGATTGCAAG GTGAAAGAAATCGAGCTCAGGAAGGATTCTTTTGAACAAGAAGCAAATGCAATTGGACGCCAACATAGCATGCCGTCTGGTAGGATCCCAGACCGCTTTGATCCAATATTTGGTTCAAAGGCGgtgaaggaaaaagatgagGATCCAAGATGGAAATCAG GAAGAAAGGTTGTTGAGTCTTCTTGTCGCATGAATTTCCTCGAGGCAACAAAAACAGAG GTTTCAAGAGGGTCAGCAGCTGAGCAAGACATGACATTGGAGGCCATCGGTTCCCATGACATTATAAAGACGGACGACTACCAGCGACAACACCGTGACTCTCCTATTCACAACAAATAA
- the LOC113760756 gene encoding E3 ubiquitin protein ligase RIN2: protein MGVSYLSVSVVCTVLSFVGLQCWTAISLEQLKSDGLISDSVISSGDGSHALELLLSSYTTIALAANFALNTFILLILCLKTIFFSELYSSEARKLVERLINYVIYKGTFLPLVVPPNVFQAGLWSIWLAVLCCLKMFQALARDRLERLNASPSVTPWTYFRVYSALLLVFSVDILWIRLCLSVYTTISSPTSYLLFFEPLSIAFETLQAIVVHGFQLLDVWLHHSAGDTANCRISKLLDLSATGSLWEWKGILNRNLGFFLDMMTFFMALAHYLHIWWLHGMAFHLVDAVLFLNIRALLSAIVKRIKGFVKLRMALGTLHEALPDATLDELRAYDDECAICREPMAKAKKLSCSHLFHLACLRSWLDQGLSENYSCPTCRKPLFMGRSEHEANSHASEISSDEQLARQISAGLHRPNLPGHGQSTGIFPNQTQNPLEAGDWRGTAIDSSWLRLDGAGPSSGVRSVGLGRVQMMMRQLAAVGETYAHTALEDAAWSLWPMNPSQAGTSRSPVPPGPTRYPGSAGGLHMRTPSRASNDNIAGMLAMAETVREVLPHIPDEIIIQDLQRTNSATITVNNLLQM, encoded by the exons ATGGGTGTGAGCTACTTATCTGTCTCAGTGGTCTGCACAGTTTTGAGCTTTGTCGGACTTCAGTGTTGGACAGCAATATCCCTTGAGCAACTAAAATCCGATGGGTTGATTAGTGATAGTGTTATTAGCTCAGGGGATGGGAGCCATGCATTGGAGCTGCTTTTGAGTTCCTATACCACTATTGCTTTGGCTGCAAATTTTGCACTTAACACATTTATCCTTCTAATTTTGTGTCTCAAG ACTATATTCTTTTCAGAGTTGTACTCATCTGAAGCTCGAAAATTAGTTGAACGCCTTATTAATTATGTTATATACAAG GGAACTTTTCTTCCACTGGTTGTCCCACCAAATGTATTTCAAGCGGGCTTGTGGTCAATCTGGTTGGCTGTGCTATGCTGTTTGAAG ATGTTTCAAGCATTAGCTAGGGATCGTCTTGAGCGTTTGAATGCTTCTCCATCAGTGACTCCGTGGACATACTTTCGTGTATATTCTGCGTTGTTGCTGGTTTTCTCTGTCGACATACTCTG gATAAGGCTGTGTTTGTCAGTGTACACCACAATTAGTTCACCAACATCTTATTTGTTATTCTTTGAGCCTCTTAGCATTGCTTTCGAGACTTTACAG GCCATTGTGGTTCATGGATTTCAATTGCTTGATGTATGGTTGCATCACTCAGCGGGAGATACTGCAAATTGCCGGATATCCAAACTCCTTGATTTGTCTGCTACAG GATCATTGTGGGAGTGGAAAGGTATTCTGAATCGGAACTTGGGTTTTTTCCTGGATATGATGACATTTTTTATGGCTCTTGCACATTATTTGCATATTTGGTGGCTTCATGGCATGGCTTTTCATCTTGTTGATGCTGTCCTTTTCCTAAATATACGT GCATTGTTAAGTGCAATTGTAAAACGCATAAAGGGTTTCGTTAAACTGAGGATGGCATTGGGCACTCTTCATGAGGCACTTCCAGATGCAACATTAGATGAGCTAAGAGCTTATGATGATGAATGTGCTATTTGTCGG GAACCTATGGCGAAGGCTAAGAAGCTATCTTGCAGTCATCTTTTCCATCTTGCATGCTTGAGATCTTG GCTAGATCAAGGCTTAAGTGAGAATTATTCATGTCCTACTTGTCGAAAGCCCCTTTTTATGGGAAGATCTGAACATGAGGCAAACTCTCAtgcttcagaaatttcaagtgATGAGCAGCTTGCACGTCAAATTAGTGCTGGACTTCATAGGCCCAATCTTCCTGGTCACGGCCAGTCTACGGGAATCTTTCCTAACCAGACTCAAAATCCATTAGAAGCTGGTGACTGGAG GGGCACTGCAATTGATTCAAGTTGGCTCAGGTTAGATGGAGCTGGTCCTTCTAGTGGTGTAAGATCCGTTGGATTGGGTCGAGTTCAGATGATGATGAGGCAGCTTGCAGCTGTTGGTGAAACCTATGCACATACTGCGCTTGAGGATGCTGCCTGGAGTCTTTGGCCTATGAATCCCTCTCAAGCTGGTACTTCCCGCTCACCTGTTCCTCCTGGTCCTACAAGGTATCCAGGAAGTGCAGGTGGTTTGCATATGAGGACCCCCTCACGAGCTTCAAACGACAACATAGCAGGCATGCTTGCCATGGCTGAGACTGTCCGGGAAGTTCTGCCGCACATTCCTGATGAAATAATTATTCAG gatttGCAGCGAACAAATTCCGCCACCATTACTGTGAATAATCTTTTGCAAATGTGA